In Choristoneura fumiferana chromosome 21, NRCan_CFum_1, whole genome shotgun sequence, a single genomic region encodes these proteins:
- the LOC141439721 gene encoding uncharacterized protein: protein MLFLVFFITAFTAVITQDLLGVSYYFDSSYTNSFSERKCSNTTRWELVSYDYLDVIPPYQLSSKAIKASANSCTSSFPIVLLNGTLELTVNVRTISKYSGITVVVFDKEDNAMEAVRYQRPNKNYMTGWTVISLSIKKHTVGFIQISGQSLSSELIIIDSLRYIPDNSTIYYDAGYVEAQKKTGSAAPAPAPESTSEAGHAMLIEPLELEFFEVEGSGGNEEDEDDIDGSGGWETGPPETEEPGTEEPGTEEPGTEEPGTEEPGTEEPGTEEPGTEGPGTEEPGTEEPGTEEPGTEGPGTEEPGTEDPGNVEPGTEEPGTEEPGTAEPGTDKPGTEDPDVSTDDPDTEEVIDESSDDPGFWNAFTITLVSVGAFVVVGSIGVGSYYLGKNRGISETPPLDIDALETPSVITVPRVRSIFSDAPSERFSRFS from the exons ATGTTAtttctagtattttttattactgctTTTACAGCAGTTATAACTCAAGATCTGCTAGGGGTGTCGTATTATTTTGATAGTAGTTATACGAATAGTTTTAGCGAAAGAAAATGTAGCAATACAACTCGGTGGGAATTAGTGAGTTATGATTATCTGGACGTGATTCCACCGTACCAATTAAGTTCTAAAGCTATTAAAGCTTCGGCAAACAGCTGCACATCGTCGTTTCCTATAGTATTGTTAAATGGCACTTTGGAGTTGACAGTGAACGTTCGGACTATCTCTAAATACAGTGGAATTACAGTAGTCGTGTTTGATAAAGAAGATAATGCCATGGAGGCAGTCAGATATCAAAGACCGAACAAAAATTACATGACAGGATGGACTGTGATTTctttgtcaattaaaaaacaCACTGTCGGATTC ATTCAAATATCAGGACAAAGCCTTAGTAGTGAATTAATCATTATCGATTCTCTGCGCTACATACCTGACAATTCAACAATTTATTATGACGCTGGATATGTCGaagctcaaaaaaaaaccgggtCTGCCGCACCGGCACCAGCGCCAGAATCAACAAGTGAAGCGGGACACGCTATGCTAATTGAGCCTTTAGAATTGGAATTTTTTGAAGTAGAAGGTAGTGGCGGAAACGAGGAAGATGAAGATGATATAGATGGCTCTGGTGGCTGGGAAACTGGCCCACCTGAGACTGAAGAGCCTGGAACTGAAGAGCCTGGAACTGAAGAACCTGGCACTGAAGAGCCTGGAACTGAAGAGCCTGGCACTGAAGAGCCTGGAACTGAAGAACCTGGAACTGAAGGGCCTGGTACTGAAGAGCCTGGAACTGAAGAGCCTGGAACTGAAGAGCCTGGAACTGAAGGGCCTGGAACTGAAGAACCTGGAACTGAAGATCCTGGAAATGTAGAGCCTGGAACTGAAGAACCTGGAACCGAAGAACCAGGAACTGCAGAGCCTGGAACTGATAAACCTGGAACTGAAGACCCAGATGTAAGCACTGATGATCCAGATACCGAAGAAGTAATTGATGAAAGTTCTGATGACCCAGGTTTCTGGAATGCTTTTACTATCACGCTTGTATCAGTGGGAGCTTTCGTTGTAGTAGGCTCGATTGGCGTCGGATCCTATTACTTAGGAAAGAACCGAGGTATAAGTGAGACGCCTCCACTTGACATAGACGCGCTTGAAACTCCTAGCGTGATAACAGTTCCGCGTGTTAGAAGTATATTCTCTGACGCACCTTCTGAACGATTTAGTAGATTTAGCTAG
- the LOC141439722 gene encoding uncharacterized protein, whose translation MGYKSIALLIVTLHVVWSSNCGREDLNTLFEGDSHQCNTEETWTVGHAPAGLDNNNDVSNFLTPGTLSSCITSRAVPLSSQGLVEVNVYAKSIQNNDFVSVTIYEAVENNLVGNATLFHSDFEDGWNNLKIILDGAGNFEGYVMIMGQASSDSVILLGSVCYKSPSAKDYLPLPPLDKISKLTSNYNAPDIYVLQIHSVLTNLANPKVATDFFANEVDINDGVISEDRTIRFIDFDDFWTPLTISLAVIIPVLIVALLGWGCYALGKRKGAKKEPEIIYEDVNTIPKPYLVPRVKGVYSESVAGSSYGGRNDNIYSV comes from the exons atggGATATAAATCTATAGCTTTGCTTATAGTTACGTTACATGTAGTGTGGAGTAGCAATTGTGGTAGAGAGGATTTGAACACATTGTTTGAGGGTGATAGTCACCAGTGCAATACGGAAGAAACCTGGACCGTCGGCCATGCTCCTGCTGGCTTGGATAACAACAACGACGTCTCTAATTTCTTGACCCCTGGTACATTATCAAGCTGCATAACGTCACGTGCGGTACCTTTATCCAGTCAAGGGCTCGTCGAAGTAAATGTTTACGCAAAATcaatacaaaataatgattttgtgTCCGTTACCATTTATGAAGCAGTGGAAAATAATTTAGTGGGAAATGCTACTCTCTTTCACAGTGATTTTGAGGATGGATGGAATAACTTGAAAATAATACTTGATGGTGCTGGAAACTTTGAGGGTTAT gTCATGATAATGGGACAAGCATCTTCGGACTCTGTTATTCTGTTGGGATCAGTCTGTTATAAATCACCATCTGCTAAGGACTACCTACCACTACCGCCACTcgataaaatttcaaaactaaCGTCTAACTATAATGCTCCAGATATCTACGTTCTCCAAATACATTCAGTTTTAACAAACTTGGCAAATCCAAAAGTTGCTACTGATTTTTTCGCCAACGAAGTAGATATAAATGATGGTGTCATCTCTGAAGATAGAACGATaagattcatcgattttgatgatttttgGACACCGCTGACGATTTCACTCGCAGTCATAATACCAGTTCTGATTGTAGCTTTGTTAGGTTGGGGTTGCTATGCGCTGGGTAAGAGGAAGGGTGCTAAAAAAGAGCCAGAAATTATATACGAAGATGTAAATACTATTCCTAAACCTTATCTTGTACCTAGAGTTAAGGGCGTATATTCTGAATCCGTTGCGGGAAGCTCTTACGGAGGAAGAAATGACAATATATACTCAGTTTGA